DNA from Bernardetia sp.:
AGAAAGCAATAAAGAACTTCCTTATACTAAATATCTGAAAACGATGGGTATCAACACGACAGGCGAAGGCACAGAAGAAGTTTTTAATTTTGGTAATATCGGACTTGCCGTTGACCCACAAACAAAAGAAGTGAGTGTTTTTAATTTGGATGGTGCAAATGAGTTTGGTAAAATGTTTAGGGAAGGCGATGTTCTCTTAGAAATTAATGGAGAGAAAGTAGATGCTACCAACTTCTTAGATTTGATAACCGAAGCGAGTTATAAAACCAATGAAGAAATGGAAATTTTGGTAAATAGAGAAATCAAAAAAAGACGCAAAACGAAAATGAAAAAGAAACTCCTCAAATCTAAGCCTGTATTTGTAGAGCAAGAACAAGATTTTGGATTTGAAGAAATAGAAGATAAAACACAAAAACAGAAAAAACTCTTAAAAGCATGGCAAAAGTGGGAGATTGAATAAGAACTCAAAAGTTTTATGCAACAAAAAAGTCTTCACGGAATTGTGAAGACTTTTTTAATGATTTAGAAATTAATGATTATTCATTTGTAGTAGCAGCATTCTTTTTCATGCTTTCATAGTATTCAATGATTGACTTTTCACTCATCGTAACACGCTCTGTAAAGCTATCATACAAAATTTTGTAAGTCTCTACTTCTGGAGCCAAAGAAATAGCCATTTTGTATGCCATTGCAGCTTCTGCAAAATATTCTTTATCTTCTAAGTATTGAGCTTTGATAAGATACCCTAAAGCTGTGTCATCACCAATTTGGTCTAATTGCTCACGAACATCTTTTTTCATTTCTTTCTCCTTCTTTACAACTTGCTCATGTGAAGGATATTTGTTTTCTCCACTTGGTAATTCTACTCTATACTTAACAACTTTATGGTCTTTTAGCTCAGGACGATTAAAGTCAATAGTATATGTATTATTACTTGTTATCTCTGAAAAAAGCTCATTATTACGTAAGTCTGTCAAAACTACACGATATTCTTTTACGTCAGCTTTCTTCAAATTATCTAAGCCTTCATAAACAAACCACTCAATTTCCATTTTATCTCCTAAAGCGTGTACTTTTTGTCTTTGGATAATAGTTATATCCTTAACAAGACCACGAGTTACAGCACCAGTCTTTTTCATGTGCTTGTAGCGATTGTCTCCACTTGCTTCTTCAGCAGAAGAAGTAAGTTCAGAAACTACATAGTTTGCATAACGAGCAGTAAGGCTAGAACCAGCACTTGCTTTGAGATTGCTTGCAAGCTCGTTTACTTTATATGTGCCTTTCGTGCGAAGTTCTACAGTTTGTCCGTTATTATGAAGAAGACCTAAATAGCCACCTTCTTCCATCACAATAACATCAGAATTATTGAGTTTAGAACCAACACGAATAGCGTTGTTAGAAGCTGTATTATTTCCTTTGGCAGTCAGAACACGAAAAGCATAGTTTTGAGCCATTGTAGTTCCACCAATAAGCAACATTAGAGCTACTAAAAATAGTGATTTTGTTTTCATAGTTTTAAAATTTAATTGCGATAAGGTATTTAATTGTATTTTTATAAAAAAATCAATTTATAAAAACAAGTTTTTATGTATATAAATTATAAATAATGTATTTTTCTAGAATTACTAGACTTTTTGTTAAATTTAATTTGATAAACTATTTATATTCAACACAAAAATCGAACAAAAAATAATTATATAGTTATGCTTACGTGAAAACTTGACAAAAAGATGTAAAGTTTCAAAATTTTGTTTGATTTTTCCATTTTTATTACTAGAAATAGATTTGAGTGCTTTTCACTCTTTTTAAATTTATTTCTCCTTTGTTATTCTATTTTTTATTCATAGGCACGAGTAGATTTAGGATACACATTTGCGAGAATAGCCAAAAATACTTCTAGCACATCTCCAGACAAAACCACTGCCAATACTCCAACAGTTAGTTCCATCATATAATTATAGTTAGCCAAAACAGATATAAAAATAAAGACAAAAATAATGACCTCCACAAGCTGTACGCCTTTTGTAATTACATCATACCACGTTCCTAGTTTTCTGTGGAAATAGATATAGGTAAAAAGTACAACATTAGCAAAACACAAAAGTACAGACAAAAAAATGGCTAAATAAGGGGATATCACATCAATATAATTTTCATGCATAATCATGGAAATCATATTGGCGTGAATCATAATTCCGTACATGTCTGTCGCTGCTCTTCCCACAGGACGTGAGTTCATTGGCGTATAATACCTATCATCTGTTCCATCATCAATGTTGTAATCTTCTCCCATATAGCCCATAATGACAATTTTGTCTTTGAAGACAGAAGGGTCAAAGTTTTCCTCCAATACCTGCATTGGGTTGAGTACCATAAACTTATCATAATCCCCACGATAATAAATGGTCTCAACATCATTTCCTCTAGCTAAAAGTTTTTCTGCTTTCTTAGGATACGCAATTTGCACCAGTTTTGTCGCAAAACTATACTCTATAGAATCTGTAGAAGACAAAGAATCAATTACTTTTTCTTTAGGAGAAACAATACGAGCTGTCTCAAACTTTGTATCTTCATCCGTTACAACATTTACATAACCTGTCTGAATATATTTTTGAAAAGGCTTGTGTGGCAATCCCAAACTATCAAAACCTTTTGTCTCTTCGTTTGGTTTTTCCAATTTTGAAGCAAAAACTATCGGACATCTTTGGCTTGCAATCTGTAAGAAGGCTTCCATTGTAGAATCTTGTTCTGGCTGCCTTGCTCCTTCTAAAAGTGCATCTAATCCAATTACTTTCGGACTGTATCTTGAAATGATTTCAATCTGTGCCCCCAAACCTGCTCTTGGCAAATAGCCAATATTTACAATCACTACATTTGTATCTCCTTTTACGGTCTTGTTATCTCTTATTTGAGAAAAATACACATCAGAAATTTTAAAATTATTGATGGTTTGCTCAAAAATATTGAGAAAATCAAAGTTTACGGCTATCGTTTGTAGCAAAAACATAAATGCAAAAATAGCTATTGTTCCTGTAAGCGTTGCAATGTTGAATATTTTCCGTAAAAAACGCATTATATAAAAAAAGTAAGTTGTGTTATTAAGTAATGAACAATGAAACAATTTCTCTGACCGACTTTTACCTCCACAACTACAAAGGTACAAATTATTTTTCTATACGTCTGTACGTTGTGAAAGGTTTTTACAGTCTCCAAAAAATCTAAATTCTATCTAAATTTTCCTTATTGATTAAATTAACATTTTTTTACCAAAAAAATGGAATCAATGTCTATATTTCTCTTACTTTTAAATGGCTTTTCTATAAATCACTACATTTCTACGACAAGTTTTATTTATCAACTCCATATTTTATGATAAGAAAAAGACGTTCACGACTAACACCACAAGAATATATTGATGGTATTTTATCTAAAAATCCATTTATTTTGAGTAGAGCTATTACGCTGATTGAAAGTCAGTTGGAAAGCGACAATCAGTTAGCTACACAAATTATTGATAAACTAATGCCCCATACAGGCAAGTCGGTTCGGGTGGGGATTACTGGTGTACCAGGTGTAGGAAAAAGCACATTTATAGAAACCTTTGGATTGTATTTGGCAGAATTAGAAAAACAAAATAAAAAAGTGGCAGTCCTTGCCATAGACCCAAGTAGCCAACGTTCTGGAGGTAGTATTTTAGGAGACAAAACACGTATGGAAAAGCTCTCTAATCATACAAACGCCTATATTCGTCCTTCGCCAGCAGGAAATTCTTTGGGAGGAGTAAGTCAAAAAACGAGAGAAACAATGCTTTTATGTGAGGCAGCAGGGTTTGATGTCATTTTGATAGAAACAGTAGGCGTTGGACAGTCGGAAACGATTGTGAAGGGAATCATAGATTTTTTTCTATTATTGATGCTTGCAGGGGCAGGCGATGAATTACAAGGAATAAAACGTGGAATTATGGAAATGGCTGATATGCTTGTCATTACAAAAGCTGATGGAGAAAATAAAAAAGCAGCCACTAGAGCAAAATCTCAGTACAAACACGCTTTGCACCTTTTCCCACCCAATGAAGCCAAATGGACTGTTCCTGTAGAGATATGTTCAGCTTTAGAAAATGAGGGAATTTCTGATATTTGGAAAAACATTGAG
Protein-coding regions in this window:
- a CDS encoding CHASE2 domain-containing protein — protein: MRFLRKIFNIATLTGTIAIFAFMFLLQTIAVNFDFLNIFEQTINNFKISDVYFSQIRDNKTVKGDTNVVIVNIGYLPRAGLGAQIEIISRYSPKVIGLDALLEGARQPEQDSTMEAFLQIASQRCPIVFASKLEKPNEETKGFDSLGLPHKPFQKYIQTGYVNVVTDEDTKFETARIVSPKEKVIDSLSSTDSIEYSFATKLVQIAYPKKAEKLLARGNDVETIYYRGDYDKFMVLNPMQVLEENFDPSVFKDKIVIMGYMGEDYNIDDGTDDRYYTPMNSRPVGRAATDMYGIMIHANMISMIMHENYIDVISPYLAIFLSVLLCFANVVLFTYIYFHRKLGTWYDVITKGVQLVEVIIFVFIFISVLANYNYMMELTVGVLAVVLSGDVLEVFLAILANVYPKSTRAYE
- the meaB gene encoding methylmalonyl Co-A mutase-associated GTPase MeaB, translated to MIRKRRSRLTPQEYIDGILSKNPFILSRAITLIESQLESDNQLATQIIDKLMPHTGKSVRVGITGVPGVGKSTFIETFGLYLAELEKQNKKVAVLAIDPSSQRSGGSILGDKTRMEKLSNHTNAYIRPSPAGNSLGGVSQKTRETMLLCEAAGFDVILIETVGVGQSETIVKGIIDFFLLLMLAGAGDELQGIKRGIMEMADMLVITKADGENKKAATRAKSQYKHALHLFPPNEAKWTVPVEICSALENEGISDIWKNIEKYIEQTIENRFFQHNRSQQNKQWLHQTIEERLKRDFYKNENVKNQLVELENQVANGNRNAVEVAKELLENYYQEI